Below is a genomic region from Vibrio mimicus.
GGTCGATGAGTGGATTCAGCGAGAGGGTGATGGTCGTGTCAAATTGCTGATGCAAGTACACGATGAACTGGTCTTTGAAGTTGAAGAGTCATCTTTATCCGAAATTGAAAGTAAAGTACAACAGCTGATGGAATCAGCAGCAGAGCTTGCTGTACCACTGGTTGCTGAGGCTGGACACGGAGATAACTGGGATCAGGCCCATTAGTTGATTTTTTCAGCGAAACTCCTCAGGAATATGAGCCAGCGCACGTTTGCTGGCTTTTTTTATGGCTAAAAAAAGTTTACCAAGCTCAGACAGTTATGTTGTTAACCTAAAAATCAATGAAAAAAAACTACAAAAAATATTTTCAATTCTGACCAATTGTTGTACATTAACGCTCGTAGGGTACAGAGGTAAGATGTTCTATCTTTCAGACCTTTTGTTTCACGTTATTGGATTAGGCTGATTCAGCCGCCCCAGTCACCATTTGACTGGGGCGTTTTTTATTGGGCGTAATTCAAGTGTTCTAGCCTATTTGGGCCTCTCTTTTTATTTCTACTTAACCTCGCTTAATGCTGTAACTTGGCTCAGATTGAGTTACAAAAAGCATTGCATTCTGTAATTAAACTCCATTCACACTTTTATTATTTCTAGATGGAAAGTAAGTCATTATCGAATGATGATTCTATCGAAATAATCAAACATTACTTATTGAGATATAAGGAAAGATTGCTGTGGATGGGCGGTTTGATGAGTGTTTTGTACTGGCTTGATATTTAGGCGTCTTTGCGGAATGCTTAACGACATAACAATAACAACTGTTTTCTCTCCCGTTGCCCCACCAGGATGGTGGGGATTTTGTTTTTTCTCTTCAGCTCTTAATTGGTCTCAACTTAATCACAATAAAAAACCCCGCTAATGCGAGGTTATCATGGCAAAATGCTGAGATTATTGGCCAGCAGACTCTTCGGGTTGCTCTCCCTCTGCTTGCTCTGCAAGCGCTGCCAACATTGGGGCATACCACTCATCCAACTTCGCGCGCAGCGTATCGACACCAATTCCGCTCAGTGACGAAAATGCATCTACCGCGACATCGCCGCCAAACTGTTTAGCGTCTTCACGCACTTTCAAAACTTGTGCTTTGCGAGCACCACTTTTCAGTTTATCCGCTTTGGTGAGCATCACTTGTACTGGGATGCCGCACTCGACAGCCCAAATAATCAGTTGCTGATCGAGATCTTTCATCGGGTGGCGAATATCCATCAGTACCACCAAACCTTTTAAGCACTGACGTTTTTGTAGGTATTCACCGAGTGCTCTTTGCCATTTGAGTTTCATCTCTAGTGGTACTTGAGCAAAGCCATATCCCGGCAAATCGACGATGTGGCAACCCTCTGCTACTTTAAAAAGGTTAATCAACTGAGTACGACCCGGAGTCTTACTGGTTTTTGCCAAGTTTTTCTGGTTGGTCAGGCGATTAAGGGAACTTGACTTACCAGCGTTAGAGCGTCCTGCGAACGCAATTTCGATACCTTCATCTTCAGGAAGATGGCGAATATCAGGCGCACTGGTAATGAAATGCGTGTTCTGGTAATGAATTTTTACGCTCACTGTGTTAACTCCATCTCGACTTTGTGTAGTCGATTGATTACTTTTTTGTGAAAATGTGTAAAATAACCGTGCTCGGCATAAGGTCGCCTATTGTACCATGAGTGGTACCCCAGAGTGGTACTGGAAGCTTGATAATTATAAATGGAATGTCATGAAGAAATTAGCGCTAATCTTGAGTGTTTTAGCCAGCTGCTCTGTATGGGCCCAAGGTAGTATCGAAGCTGGTAAAGCCAAATCTCTAACCTGTGCTGCCTGCCACGGTGCAGACGGTAACAGCCAATTAACTATTTACCCTAAACTGGCAGGGCAACATGAGAAGTACCTTGAGAAACAACTCAAGGAATTGAAGTTGGGTGCTTCCAGTGGTGGAAAACAAGGTCGTTACGATCCGGTGATGAGTGCAATGGCAATGCCTCTGAGCGATGAAGATATCGCTGATCTGGCGGCTTACTTTGCCTCGATGCCAACCTCTGCAAACACCACACCAGAAGATGTCGTTGCACAAGGTAAAGTGCTCTACAGCGCTGGAGATGCATCGCGTGGTTTGACGGCGTGTATTGCGTGTCACGGTCCTCGTGGTAACGGTACTGAGCTGTCTGGCTTCCCGAAAATTTCCGGGCAGCATGCAGACTATATTAAAGCTCAGCTAGAGAAATTCCGTTCAGGAACTCGTGCTAACGACATGAATGAAATGATGCGCGATGTGGCACATAAACTGACGGATTCGGATATCGATGTCCTGTCTAAATACGTAGGTGGCCTGCACTAATTAGGTCATGCGAGCAAAAAACACCAAACAGCCCTAGTGACCTTACTAGGGCTGTTGCTTTTTATACCTGCCTGCTTTTTTATGGATTATTACATCGAATAATTCTGCGTTTTTTGTTTAGGTTGATGAGAAAATCGCCTTTTACACTCCACTCTAAGGGCAGTTTCTGGTATGTTGCGCATCCCGTTGGAGGAGGTCAGCATGTATTCGTGCCCGTTATGTCACAGTGAAAACAGCCAAGCGTATTTTGTAGATAAGCATCGTCGCTATTTTCAATGTCAGCAGTGTGCGCTGGTGTATGTCGATCCTGAGCAACGCTTAAATGCGGAGCGAGAAAAAGGCTTCTATGACTTGCATCAGAACATTCCCAGCGATGAAGGCTATCGACGCTTTTTATCGCGAGTCTGTTCACCTATGCTTGAAAGAATACCTCCCCAATCTCAAGGGTTAGATTTTGGCTGTGGGCCAGGCCCCACCTTATCTCTGATGTTAGAAGAAGCCGGACACCAAGTAGCGTTGTACGACATCTTCTATCATCCGGATATTGAGGTGTTGAACCGCCAATACGATTTTATGACTGCGACCGAGGTGATTGAGCATCTACATGATCCTCACCGAGTGTGGCAGCAATGGTTAAATTTAGTTAAGCCAGGCGGCTGGATTGGTCTGATGACAAAAATGGTCAAAGACTTGGACGCATTTGCTGGTTGGCACTACAAAAATGATCTCACCCATGTGATCTTTTTCAGTCGTGCCACGTTTCAGTATCTGGCTGAGCGGGATAAGCTCGAACTTGAATTTATTGGTAATGATGTAATTTTACTGAGGAAACCCCAGTAATGAGTCGCTCAAAGAAATCGAGAAAACCGGGTACCAACAGTAACGATCAACTGGTCGTGGTACGTACACGCAGCGAATCCGAAGTGGAAAGCCGTCTGCGTAAAAAACTGAAAAAACGTAAAGGTTTAAAGTCAGGCAGCCGCCACTCTGAAGGTAGCGAAAGCCAAGTGCGTCAAGCGTCGCAGAAGCGTGATCCGCGTTTGGGTAGCAAAAAGCCAATTCCATTGATTGTTGAAGCGCCGAAGAAGCTCAATAAACAAGAGCGTAAACTGGCGGCTGAGCAAGAACTGGCGATGCTGGAAAAAGATGCACAACTGAACGTATTGCTGGATAGACTCGACAACGGTGAGAAGCTCGGTATTGGCTTGCAGAAATACGTTGACGAGAAATTAGATCGCATCGAAATGCTGATGGATCAACTGGGTCTGTTGGACGATGAGCCAGTGGAAGAGCCTGCACCACAAGCTAAACCGAGCAAAAAGCGCAAAACAGAAGACGATTTGCTCTCTGAGTTTGAACAGCTGGATGTCGATAAGTACCAAGATTAAGGAGCAGTGATGAACGGGATGCTACTCGCCAGCGTGGGTGGTGCCATTATCGTGGCGCTCGCCAGTTACGCTGCTTATTTGCTGTGGCAAGTGAAAAAACAGCAAACGCTGCAGTTGCAACATCAACAGTTAGCGATTGAAAAGCGTAATGCGAACATCTTTGATAGCGTCAATATCCTTTGCATGGCGGGTATTCAAGGGCAGTGTGATCTGTCGGAAATCAGTATCCGTGTTTATTGCATTATGGATTATGTGCAAGGTGAACAACGCGTCAATTTTGAACAAGAGTATCCCGCGATCAGTGAGCTTTATCATCTGGTGAAAGACATGGCGCGCGGTGACGCGCGTCAGCAGCTAACGAAGCAAGAGCGAATGAAGCAGAATCTTGAACGCACCAAAGCAGAAAGTCGTCTGCAAGATGCGATCATTGAAGAGCTCACTGCACTCAAGCAGCGCATCCAGCCGCTGAATAACCAAATCGCGATTCAAATGGTGTGAAACTAACCCGAAAGGGGGAGTGATCACGCTAGCAGAATCGAATATTTTGTTGCCAAATCCTGTTCTGCTGCCCGACGCCTGTTAATGTCGTGTGGCAGAATAGCCTGTCAAGAATTGAGCAAAACGGAAAGATTCACTATGTCGTCGTATGTCGTATCCAGCCAACAGATCGTATGGGATCAGGCTATTCTGGATAAGTACAACTACTCCGGTCCGCGTTACACTTCATACCCGACTGCGGTTGAGTTTCATGAAGCCTTTACCATCGCTGACTTTGATATGGCTTGTACTCAGTACCCAGAGCGCCCGCTATCGCTTTATATCCATATCCCGTTTTGCCATAAGCTTTGCTACTACTGTGGCTGTAACAAGGTCATTACTCGTCACTCGCACAAAGCTGACGAATATCTTGATGTGCTTGAGCATGAAATTCGCCAACGTGCTTCATTGCTGACGGGACGAAATGTTACTCAGCTGCACTTTGGCGGTGGCACTCCAACTTTCCTGACCAATGCGCAGATCAGCCGTTTGATGACGCTGCTACGCAGTGAATTCGACTTTGCTGATGATGCTGAAATCAGTATTGAAATCGATCCGCGTGAAATTCAGTTAGAGGTGCTTGATCACCTGCGCCAAGAGGGCTTTAACCGAGTCAGCATTGGTGTGCAGGATTTCAATAAAGAAGTACAGAAGCTGGTTAACCGTGAACAGGATGAGCAGTTTATTTTTGCTTTGGTTGAGCGTGCAAAACAGCTTGGTTTCCGTTCGACCAACCTCGATCTGATTTACGGTTTACCTAAGCAGACGGCAGAAACGTTTGCCCAGACTTTGCAACAAGTGCTGACCATGCAGCCGGGGCGTTTGTCGGTGTTTAACTACGCGCACATGCCACAACTGTTCGCGGCACAGCGCAAAATTAAAGATGCGGATTTACCTGCCGCAGAAGAAAAACTGGCGATTTTACAGCAGACGATTGCCACTCTGACTGGCGCGGGTTATCAGTTCATCGGTATGGATCACTTTGCCTTGCCGGATGATGAGTTGGCTGTTGCTCAACGTAACGGTATTTTGCATCGTAACTTCCAAGGCTACACCACCCAAGGTGAGTGTGACTTAGTTGGCTTTGGGGTTTCCGCGATTTCTATGGTGGGCGATGCGTACGCACAAAACCAGAAAGAGCTGAAAAAATACTACGCGCAAGTCAATGAGATGCGTCATGCCCTGTGGAAGGGGGTGGCGCTCGATAAAGATGATTTGCTGCGCCGCGAAGTGATTAAGCAGCTGATTTGTAACTTCAAGCTTGATAAAACCGAGATTGAGCGCGAGTTCAATCTGCGTTTCAATCACTACTTCCGTCAAGATTTAGCTCTGCTACAAACCTTCATTGACGACGAGTTGGTGACGGTGGATGAAAAAATGATTGAAGTGACTCTGCGTGGTCGTTTGTTAATTCGCAACATCTGTATGTGTTTTGATAAATACCTGCGTGAGCGGGCGCGTCAGCAGCAGTTCTCACGAGTCATTTAAATTTGACTGATAGCGAAAGGCCACCGCATGCGGTGGCCTTGTTGTTTCTTATGCTATGTCGTTTCAGGATGACTGAACGGAAGGGGACTCCAGCAAAGAGAGCGCTTTACGAGAAACATCATGCGCCGCACGTGTGAAGTTTTGCTTTTCTAATGCATCCGCCAGATAAGCATAGTCTGAGACACTTGAGCGCAGCGACAGCGCTTTTTCGAGATGTTTCTGTGCATCGGCCCAATGCTTTTCGCGCAGATAAAGTTGGCCTAGTGCGCTGTGTGCTTCCGCATTATGACTATCGCGGCGCAGTGCATCTTCCAGCAAAGCGATCAGTGGATGGCGATCCGTGATATTGAGCTCTGGCAGCAGGGCATAAAGCTCAGCGGTCGGCTGTTTCTTCAAACTCTCTTTGATCACCGAAAACGCTTCATAATCGGCTTTGCGTTGAATGAGTTGTGTAATAAAACACATCAACAGTTCTGGCTCGGCTTTTAACTTACGCGACATTTGTGCCCAGTGCTGAACCAATCCTTCACTGCCTTTTTGGCTAGCAATGCTTTGTAAAATGCCACGCTGGGCGGTGAGCTCAAGCTGCTGCGCTTCTTCATTGGTCAAACGTTTGGCCTTCACCAGTTTGGGAAGCAGTTCCAAGAGCGGCTGCCATTGGCCTAGGGCTTGGTAGCACTGTTTAAGTAGGTTCAATACCACAGTATTGTGTGGATAGCTGTTTTGCAGTTGAGTTAAGGTGCTCAATGCGGCTTCATTATCGCCATCGCTCAGTTGCTGCTTCGCACGAGTCAGTTCAACCGCTAAAGTGGCGTTGTCCTGCTTCGCCGCCAGCGCTAAGTAGTGATCGCGCTTCGCTCGATCACCCATTCCATTCGCTGCTTCCGATGCAACGAGATAACAGAGCAGCGGCATATCGTGATGGTTTGCCCAGCGAGTCACTTTTTTCTCGGCTTGTTTCCAATCACCTTCAAGCAGTTTGATGATTCCTTCATTGGTATAGCGGCGTGAGCGGCGTAGCTTACGCACACTGAACCAGTTCCAAGTATGAAAGCTGGTATAGAGGATTTTTTTGATCACAAACTCAAGTGCGAACAGCGCGGCTAAAGCGGCGATGATAAAGATCACTAGCGTAGTCACACTCATTTCGATAGTGCGGTTGGCGATTGAGATCAGCACGTAACCTTGTTGGCCGGCATATTGAGTACCCACAAACAGGCCAAGGCCGAGGACGACAAATAAGAAAATCAGTCGAATCATTGCTTCGCCTCCGTGGTGATAGGGGTGACACTACGGCGCAAACGCTCGGTGATTACATCGGCTAACTGCTGCTGTGTTTGCAGTTTCACCGGATATTTGACTTGTACTTGCTGTTTGGCGAGTTGAGCCAACTCAGCATTAAAGGTTTGTACGGCTTTGTCTCCAGCATTGAAGAAAGAGGTAGACCACTGTTCAGCGGTAGTCAGTGAAGTGACATAAAGGGTCTGTTGTTCGGTGTACACCCCTTTGATCGCTGTTTCTAATTTGGCTTGCAAGTTCTCTTTCAAATAAAAATGCTGAGTTGGGGAGAGCAGAGGAATCACATTCCCGTCACGAGAACGGAAGGTGATGAAGTTATCGACAAAGGCGTTGAGTGAGTTTTTCAGGTTGGTTTGCCAATCATTAATATTCTCTGATACCGCTTGGGTTTCCTGTGGTTGATCTTCTGGCAAGATCGCATTGGCCAGCGGTAAGCTGTCGACTTGTTGCTGTAAGCTGATCAGACGCAGCACTAAACCATCACGATCAATCAGTGGGATATTTTTAAGCGCCGTAATGTCATTCGCCATGGCTTTACGCAGTGGCGTTAGACTGGGGTCGTTGAGCGCAGCAATGCGCTGATCGGCACTTTCCATCAATTGGGTTGCGGTTTCTACATCGTGTTCGAGGAACAGTTTACGTCCCGCGAGCTTCACCAAATAATCAGCTTCCGCGAGGAGCCAATCATTTGGGCGGCGACCTTTAATATCTGCCACCGCAAGCTGCAAACTCTCAATACTTTTTTGCTGTTGTTCCAGTACGGTTTCTGCGCGATGAGTAATTTCTGTAGCTTGCGAGGTGGCACTGGCCACGGTTTGCTTAAGCTGTTCGTTGAGTGCTTCGCGGGTTTGATTCAGTTCGGCACGTACCGCTTGTAGTTGCGCATTAAATTGGGCTTTCTGTTGCTGATGAACATAAGCAAAACCAGCACCGAGTGCTAAAACCAGTAGCAAGGCGACACTAGCCAGTTTTTTACCCTGATTATTTGGAGTTTGAACTTGAGCTTGCGGTTGAGGCTCGTTAGAAACTTTAGCTGCCGCTGGTTCTGGTTGAACGGAGGCATCGACTTTTGATTCGTGCTCGGTAGATGAAGTAACGGTGGGCGAGGGCGCGCTGGTTTTGGCTGCGGTTTCAGGTTCTTGTTGCGGTTTATTGTTGTTGGTCATTGCTCAGAGTTCCTGTTGGTTAGGGCATTAATGCCACCACTAAATCGCGATTGGCTGCACTTGGCGTCGTCACAATCCGATGAAATCCTAGGTTATGGGCGAGTTCGGCGATGCGTTGGCTTGGAACCAGCAGAGTGAGGTGCTGTACCCATTCCAAATTGCTGCCATTTAACTGGCTAACGAAAAAAGCCAGCTGTTCGCTGCTGGTGATCACCAGTGAGCTGGCCCCGGCGTGTTGCCATTTAGGAACACACTCAGTGGCAGAAAAAGGCAGCTCACTTCGGCAATACGCTTCTTGATAGCGTACCGTTGCGCCTCTTTCCACTAAGGTGGAATAAATCAGCTCACGGCCACCATTGCCCCGTAATATCAATATCTTTTTACCTGCGACATGGCGTAATGCCTCTAATGCTAGCAGATGTTCACTATCACTAATTTCTGGATAGTCTACTGATTGTTGGCAGGCTTTGCTGAAAACATGCGCGGTTTTTTGACCAACGGCAAGGTAAATAGCGCTATTTGGCCAACAAATTCGCCGATGTTGCAGAAATTGGTCACTGAAAGTCACAGCATGCTGGCTGACGGCGATGATGATATCGAATGAAGCTAAATCTTCTGCCAGCTCAGGGAGTTGAGGACTGGCTGAGATAGTGATCAGAGGATGATGCAGGGCAGTGATGCCCTGCTGATGAAGAAGTTGGCATAGTTCAATGCCTTGTACATCGGGACGAGTGACCAGTACTGTCATAGCACCCTCAATCGGTTACAGATGTGATGAACCATCTTGCGGCTTATTCATGCTCGTCTTTATTCGTGTTCACAATAGAGACGTTCCAGAATTTCTTTGGCTCCTTGCTCAAGCAGCTGCTCAGCCAGTGTAATGCCTAGCTGTTCTGCTTCAGAACGTGGGCCGCGGATTTCACCACGAACGATTTGCGAACCATCAGGTTCACCCACCAGAGCGCGTAGCCAAATCTCATCACCATCAAGTAGAGCATAACTACCAATTGGCACCTGACAGCCACCTTGCAGAGTCAGGTTCATCGCGCGCTCACAGCGCACGCGATCCGCGGTATCGGTATGGTTGAGTGGCGCAAGCAGTTCACGCACACGTTGGTCATCCAAACGACACTCAATGCCAACCGCACCTTGGCCAACCGCGGGAAGAGATTGTTCTGGTTCGATGAAGTTACGAATGCGGCTCTCAAGTCCCAGTCGTTTCAGGCCTGCAGCGGCCAAAATGATCGCATCGTATTCGCCAGCATCGAGCTTGCTCAATCTTGTGCCCACATTGCCGCGCAACTCTTTGATGACCAGATCAGGACGCGCTGCTTTTAATTGGCATTGGCGACGCAGGCTGCAAGTGCCGACAACTGCGCCTGAAGGGAGATCATCAATCTTGGTGTAGGTATTAGAAACAAACGCATCGCGAGGATCTTCACGCTCGCAGATGGTGACTAAGCCAAGACCTTCAGGAAAATCAACCGGCACATCTTTCATGGAGTGTACGGCTAAATCGGCACGACCTTCGAGCATGGCGACTTCCAACTCTTTGACGAATAAGCCCTTGCCACCCACTTTAGCCAGTGGGGTATCCAAAATCACATCACCACGCGTCACCATAGTGACCAACTCCACTTGCAAGCCTGGGTGGGCGGCCATTAAGGCATCCTTAACATAGTTAGCTTGCCATAAAGCCAGTGGACTCTGGCGGGTTGCAATGCGAATTGGCGTCTCGGTCATTATGATGTTCCTATCCATCTGTCTAAAGTCGCTTAATCCTATCACTTGGGGATAAAAATGCTTACAACAAGTTCGATTCAGGATGATTTTGCAGGAAGTAATGCTACATCAGGATGGAATAGTGTGACTGTGTTCTCATTTATGCATTGGTCTATGATTACAAAGTACAATTTAGCAACAACACTGTAATCATTTAAGTCATCGTTTGCGGATAAGTGCCGACTTGGTGTGATGTGCTTCCAAGAGCGCTTTACCAAATGGTTAAGAAGTGTTAAATTGATCACGTTTTGTTGGCATGGTCGCGTAAAACATAACCAAAAAGCGGCTTGTATCTGTTATTCAGGGAAGCAACCTTGCAGGCTTATACTCAAACCTTAATTCATAGACTTGATAAGTTAAACCGGCAACGCATTGAGCGTGCGCTGGCTCTTATGGATTTGCAAAGCCAACGCGTTTTCCATTTAATTCCTACCCTGTTCCAATTTAATCATCCCCAGCTCCCCGGTTATTTTTCTGTCGATACGCCTTTCGGCATCCATCTCTTTGAAGCCAATGACATTCAGCAGCAATTTATCGATGATGCTCAATTAACCATCGGTGTATCGTTAACTCAATCAGCGAATCCGGCGATTCTTGGCTTATATACGATGGGGAGTACCTCATCGATCGGTCAAAGCACGTCCAGTGATCTGGATATTTGGGTGTGCGTGTCTGCCTCCATGAGTTGTGAAGCGCGTGAGAATCTCTCCAATAAATGTCTGCTGATCACCGATTGGGCGAAAAGTCAGGGCGTGGAAGCTAACTTCTTCATCATGAACGAAGAGCGTTTCCGCCATAATCATTCGGAAGCGTTAAGCGGTGAGAACTGTGGTTCATCGCAGCATTTGTTGTTGTTGGATGAGTTTTATCGCTCTGCGGTGCGTTTGGCGGGCAAGCGTCTGCTGTGGCAAATCGTGCCGCCTGAAATGGAAGAGTGCTACGACGAATATGTTCGCGAGCTCTGTTCAAATGGCTTTTTGAACTGCAATGAATGGATCGATTTTGGTAAGTTGAACCGCATTCCTGCTGAAGAATACTTCGGCGCGAATTTGTGGCAGCTGTATAAAAGTATCGACTCACCTTATAAGTCGGTACTAAAAGCGATCCTGCTCGAAGCCTATTCGTGGGAGTACCCACACACTCAACTATTAAGTATTGATAGTAAACGCCGTTTCTTTGCCGATGAGCCAGACTTGTATGGGATGGATTCCTACTATCTCATGCTCGAAAAAGTGACCCGTTATTTAGAACGCATTGGTGACACGACTCGCTTAGAGTTGGTGCGTCGCTGTTTCTATCTCAAAACCCATGAAAAACTGTCTCGTGATCCGGGGATTGGTTCGATGCCTTGGCGTCGCGAAGCTTTGCGTGAGCTGACTAGCGAGTGGCAATGGGGCGCGGACTTGATTACTGAGCTGGATAATCGTCGTCACTGGAAAGTGGAACAGGTGAAAGTGGTACACCATGCACTGCTCGATGCACTCATGCTCAGTTACCGTAACCTGATTCAGTTTGCACGCCGCAATGACATCACTTCGGCTATCAGCCCGCAAGATATCTCGATTCTGGCCCGTAAGCTCTATGCTGCGTTTGAAGTGTTGCCGGGTAAAGTCACTTTGCTGAACCCGCAAATTTCACCTGATTTGCATGAGCCAGATTTAAGTTTTATTGAGGTTTGTGCTGGTCGCACCAATAAGCCAGGTTGGTATTTGTATAAACAACCCCTACAAGCTCCGCGCTTGATTGGTCAACCATACCTTGAGCACAATGAATACTTGAGTAAGTTGGTGGCTTGGGCGTTTTTTAATGGCCTAATCACCGAATCCACGCGTTTGCAAGCCGTGGTGCGTGAAGCTCAGTTGGATATTGACAAGTTCTATCAGATGGTGAGCGATCTGCGTAACACCTTCTCATTGCGCAAGCGTCGTCCAACTATGCAAGCACTGGCGAATCCTTGTGAAATTAGCCAACTCGCTATGTTCATTAACTTTGAACATGACCCAACCAGTGAACTCAGTGGTAAAGCGCTGAAGGTTGATCTGAAAAACATCGATATTTTCAGCTTCGGTGCAGAACAAAAATGTTTAGTCGGCAGTGTCGATTTAGTGTATCGCAACTCGTGGCAGGAAGTGCGTACCCTGCATTTTGAAGGCCAGACTGCCATGCTGGATGCCTTGAAAACTGTGCTCGGAAAAATGCATCAGGACGCGTTGCCTCCGGAATCAGTAGACGTGTTCTGCTACAGCAAAAACTTGCGTGGTGTGATGCGTAACTTGGTCTATCAACTGCTGGCCGAGTGCATTGATTTACGTCTCAAGCCGATGGAGCAAGAGAAGCGTCGCCGTTTTAAAGCGCTGCGTATGGGCGATCAAATGTATGGATTGTTCTTTGAACGCCGTGGAGTTTCGGTTCAAAAATTGGAAAACTCGGTCGATTTTTATCGCAGCATCTCGACCAATAAGCTGAAAGGCTCCCCTTTGCTGATGCTCGATCGCGATCAGGATTATCCTTTGCCTGCAGTGGTGGATAGTTTTGCCAGCGAAGGTTTGGTGCAGTTCTTCTTTGAAGATACCGAGAAAGGTTTCAACATCTATGTGCTGGATGAAGCCAACCGCGTTGAAGTGTATCACCAGTTTAACGGTGAAAAAGA
It encodes:
- the hemC gene encoding hydroxymethylbilane synthase, with the protein product MTETPIRIATRQSPLALWQANYVKDALMAAHPGLQVELVTMVTRGDVILDTPLAKVGGKGLFVKELEVAMLEGRADLAVHSMKDVPVDFPEGLGLVTICEREDPRDAFVSNTYTKIDDLPSGAVVGTCSLRRQCQLKAARPDLVIKELRGNVGTRLSKLDAGEYDAIILAAAGLKRLGLESRIRNFIEPEQSLPAVGQGAVGIECRLDDQRVRELLAPLNHTDTADRVRCERAMNLTLQGGCQVPIGSYALLDGDEIWLRALVGEPDGSQIVRGEIRGPRSEAEQLGITLAEQLLEQGAKEILERLYCEHE
- a CDS encoding class I adenylate cyclase; amino-acid sequence: MQAYTQTLIHRLDKLNRQRIERALALMDLQSQRVFHLIPTLFQFNHPQLPGYFSVDTPFGIHLFEANDIQQQFIDDAQLTIGVSLTQSANPAILGLYTMGSTSSIGQSTSSDLDIWVCVSASMSCEARENLSNKCLLITDWAKSQGVEANFFIMNEERFRHNHSEALSGENCGSSQHLLLLDEFYRSAVRLAGKRLLWQIVPPEMEECYDEYVRELCSNGFLNCNEWIDFGKLNRIPAEEYFGANLWQLYKSIDSPYKSVLKAILLEAYSWEYPHTQLLSIDSKRRFFADEPDLYGMDSYYLMLEKVTRYLERIGDTTRLELVRRCFYLKTHEKLSRDPGIGSMPWRREALRELTSEWQWGADLITELDNRRHWKVEQVKVVHHALLDALMLSYRNLIQFARRNDITSAISPQDISILARKLYAAFEVLPGKVTLLNPQISPDLHEPDLSFIEVCAGRTNKPGWYLYKQPLQAPRLIGQPYLEHNEYLSKLVAWAFFNGLITESTRLQAVVREAQLDIDKFYQMVSDLRNTFSLRKRRPTMQALANPCEISQLAMFINFEHDPTSELSGKALKVDLKNIDIFSFGAEQKCLVGSVDLVYRNSWQEVRTLHFEGQTAMLDALKTVLGKMHQDALPPESVDVFCYSKNLRGVMRNLVYQLLAECIDLRLKPMEQEKRRRFKALRMGDQMYGLFFERRGVSVQKLENSVDFYRSISTNKLKGSPLLMLDRDQDYPLPAVVDSFASEGLVQFFFEDTEKGFNIYVLDEANRVEVYHQFNGEKDEMIASVNSFYTSILDDSNKLATKSINFNLPQYYQIIHPEEGETYVVPYRNDSAVYSRPSQVVNA